In the genome of Pseudomonas sp. HS6, one region contains:
- a CDS encoding RNA polymerase sigma factor, giving the protein MSEFDEQLREIIPRLRRFAVSLTRNSSSADDLVQASLERALSGWGDKRAEGDLRAWLFSILYRQFLDAHRRSRRYARMLEFFTGRDDAEPSVERTVIAQSTLQAFDRLPTEQRALLLMVSVEGLTYKEVAEILDVPTGTVMSRLSRARQALRQLSDGEISSPSLRILK; this is encoded by the coding sequence ATGAGCGAATTCGACGAACAACTGAGAGAAATCATTCCCAGATTGCGGCGCTTTGCCGTGTCGTTGACGCGCAATAGCAGCAGCGCTGACGACCTGGTTCAGGCCAGCCTGGAGCGAGCCCTGTCCGGTTGGGGCGACAAACGCGCCGAGGGCGATCTGCGCGCGTGGCTGTTTTCGATCCTGTATCGCCAGTTCCTCGATGCACACCGACGCTCTCGGCGCTACGCGCGGATGCTCGAATTCTTCACCGGCCGCGATGACGCCGAACCCTCGGTAGAGCGCACCGTGATTGCCCAATCGACTCTGCAAGCCTTCGATCGTCTGCCCACCGAACAACGCGCCCTGCTGCTGATGGTGTCGGTGGAAGGCTTGACCTATAAGGAGGTCGCCGAGATTCTCGACGTCCCCACCGGCACCGTGATGTCGCGCCTGTCCCGCGCCCGCCAGGCTTTGCGCCAGCTCAGCGACGGCGAAATCAGCAGCCCTTCCTTGCGGATACTCAAATGA
- a CDS encoding anti-sigma factor has product MISLPPSERDLHAYIDHQLSDADRRVLENWLASHPDDAALIRAWQQDAQHLRAALGGTLQQPANPDLDPALIRQRLKHRSRRQWASAAVLLIAVSIGGVSGWQAREMTFIRTAAPMTDALQAYRLIAQQGILPADYKVGDEGDMQRWLDRYFTQANRLPDLTAAGFRPVSGRLLSTEEGPAAMVMYEDRTGHKVSFYVRPPGPKNTFLPRGSRLDGDLRAEYWSGEGYNYAMVSPTDTPAGQLLKQTVRF; this is encoded by the coding sequence ATGATCAGCCTGCCCCCCAGCGAGCGTGACTTGCACGCGTACATCGACCACCAGCTCAGCGACGCCGACCGGCGTGTGCTGGAAAACTGGCTGGCCAGCCACCCCGACGACGCCGCGTTGATCCGCGCCTGGCAGCAGGACGCCCAGCACCTGCGCGCCGCTCTCGGAGGTACTCTGCAACAACCGGCCAACCCGGACCTTGATCCGGCACTGATCCGTCAGCGGCTCAAGCATCGATCACGTCGCCAATGGGCCAGCGCAGCTGTGTTGCTGATAGCGGTCAGCATCGGCGGTGTCAGTGGCTGGCAAGCCCGGGAAATGACCTTTATACGCACGGCTGCACCCATGACCGACGCCTTGCAGGCGTACCGTTTGATCGCCCAGCAAGGGATCCTGCCGGCGGACTACAAGGTCGGCGATGAAGGTGACATGCAGCGCTGGCTCGACCGCTATTTCACTCAGGCCAATCGTCTGCCGGACCTGACGGCGGCCGGTTTTCGGCCAGTCAGCGGTCGCCTGCTGAGCACCGAAGAAGGCCCGGCGGCGATGGTAATGTATGAGGATCGCACCGGGCACAAAGTGAGTTTCTACGTGCGCCCACCGGGGCCGAAAAACACCTTTTTGCCACGCGGTAGCCGTCTCGACGGGGATCTGCGGGCGGAATACTGGTCCGGCGAGGGTTACAACTACGCGATGGTCAGCCCGACCGACACCCCGGCGGGGCAGTTGCTCAAGCAGACCGTGCGCTTCTGA
- a CDS encoding spore coat U domain-containing protein, with protein sequence MTWARLCLWLALMTPGAAQALCSVVTTTPAAFGTISSIAVRTTSQPSSTLNGGLSCTGSLLSLLTNNDHFWATVTSTQSGLLGPTGDVVSYTIYANNSTSYPLTRGTAYDFARNGIIDALGLLGGTVPKTVPLYFGTTIGSNVAAGVYTETLSIFWNWNYCSGIGIGAVCLGRDIGSGTTTLTVNLTVANDCTITAPNIAFGSAPVISAFTPVTGQTINLACTKGSAYTVGLNDGQNAVSVGGRRRMISGSNYLAYDIFKSAGTTRWGSVGAARRASSDAEVNPGNGLGTGSQIFNYNAKIYTDQTTPPAGTYLDNVVLDVGF encoded by the coding sequence ATGACGTGGGCACGACTTTGCCTGTGGCTGGCGCTGATGACGCCGGGGGCAGCGCAAGCGCTGTGTTCCGTGGTCACCACCACGCCGGCGGCGTTCGGCACGATCAGTTCCATTGCGGTTCGCACCACGTCGCAACCCAGTTCCACATTGAACGGCGGTTTGAGCTGTACGGGTTCGCTGTTGTCACTGCTGACCAATAACGATCATTTCTGGGCCACCGTGACGTCGACCCAAAGTGGTTTGCTCGGGCCTACCGGCGATGTCGTCAGTTACACGATCTACGCCAACAACAGCACCAGTTATCCGCTGACGCGCGGCACCGCCTATGACTTCGCCCGTAACGGCATCATCGATGCGCTGGGATTGTTGGGCGGTACGGTGCCGAAAACCGTGCCGCTGTACTTCGGTACCACGATCGGCAGCAATGTGGCGGCCGGTGTCTACACCGAAACCCTGAGCATTTTCTGGAACTGGAACTACTGCTCGGGGATTGGCATTGGTGCAGTCTGTCTGGGACGCGATATCGGTAGCGGCACCACGACGCTGACGGTGAACCTGACCGTGGCCAACGATTGCACCATCACCGCGCCCAACATCGCCTTCGGCAGCGCCCCGGTGATCAGCGCGTTTACTCCGGTAACCGGGCAGACCATCAACCTGGCCTGCACCAAGGGCAGCGCTTACACCGTGGGTTTGAACGACGGACAGAACGCGGTCAGCGTCGGCGGTCGACGACGAATGATTTCCGGCAGCAATTACCTGGCCTACGACATCTTCAAAAGCGCCGGCACCACCCGCTGGGGTAGTGTCGGCGCGGCGCGACGGGCCAGTAGCGACGCCGAGGTCAATCCCGGCAATGGTCTGGGCACCGGTAGCCAGATCTTCAACTACAACGCGAAGATCTACACCGACCAGACTACCCCGCCCGCGGGCACCTATCTGGACAATGTGGTGCTGGATGTCGGCTTCTGA
- a CDS encoding fimbria/pilus outer membrane usher protein produces MSPGWARRIRRPLWLVTGACCLMFIHPSGAGELPPPPSGMEAVSDAQLFLELVVNQMNTGRVVAVEQRGGRLFLPASVLRDTGMSLPESAGAEVDLDGLPGLHSDYDSVSQRLMLDVPPDWLPEQFIGNRQVYPRTPALSSFGALFNYDLYLNDTDDAGTYLAAWNEVRVFDSWGTLSNTGQYRRTLSGDSVSTLNNGYLRYDTTWRFSDDERMLTYEAGDVVSGALPWSSSVRLGGVQFSRDFAVRPDLVTYPLPQFAGEAAVPSSVDLFINGYKSSSTDLQPGPYTLTNIPFINGAGEAVVVTTDALGRQVSTTVPFYVTSSLLQKGLSDFSVSAGTLRRDYGLKDFSYGPGVTSGSLRYGVSDSFTLESHVEAADSLTLGGLGGNLRLGNFGVLNSAISQSHFDGDGGQQLSLGYQYSAQRFSFSWQRLQRRDQYADLTVVDSPYTSLSKRSEQATLSLNLERWGSLGVGYFDIRAADETRTRLLNLSWSKPLWHNSSFYLSANREIGDANWAVQAQLVIPFDLRGSLALSSERSKTGQTQQRVNYSRAVPSEGGVGFNLGYANGDGPDYRQADVTWRLQSVQLQAGVYGTSDAETRWADASGSLVWMDHQVFAANRIDDAFVVVSTDGYADVPVRYENQQVGQTDRNGHLLVPWSSAYYRGKYEIDPLNLPANVRSPNVEQRIAVRRGSGYLLEFPLSRVIAASIVLVDAQQQELPLGSGVLHEESGARTVVGWDGLVYLENLQAQNSLRVTLADGKTCRAQFNVDLQQDQIPLIGPLVCQ; encoded by the coding sequence ATGAGTCCGGGATGGGCTCGCCGTATTCGGCGTCCGTTGTGGCTTGTCACCGGCGCGTGTTGCCTGATGTTCATTCATCCATCCGGGGCCGGCGAACTGCCGCCGCCTCCCAGCGGCATGGAGGCCGTCAGCGATGCTCAGTTGTTTCTGGAACTGGTGGTCAACCAGATGAATACCGGTCGGGTGGTGGCGGTGGAGCAGCGCGGCGGGCGGTTGTTCCTGCCGGCCAGTGTGTTGCGCGACACCGGCATGAGTCTGCCCGAGAGTGCGGGCGCCGAAGTCGATCTCGACGGTTTGCCGGGGCTGCACAGCGACTACGACAGTGTCAGTCAGCGGCTGATGCTCGACGTACCGCCGGACTGGCTACCGGAACAATTTATCGGCAACCGTCAGGTCTATCCGCGAACCCCGGCGCTGAGCAGTTTCGGCGCACTGTTCAACTATGACCTGTACCTCAACGACACCGATGACGCCGGGACTTATCTGGCGGCATGGAACGAGGTGCGGGTGTTCGACAGTTGGGGCACGCTGTCCAATACCGGGCAGTACCGGCGCACCTTGTCGGGGGATTCGGTCAGTACGCTGAACAACGGTTATCTGCGCTACGACACCACCTGGCGCTTCTCCGATGATGAACGGATGCTGACCTACGAGGCGGGGGACGTGGTCAGCGGAGCCCTGCCGTGGAGCAGTTCGGTGCGTCTGGGTGGTGTGCAGTTCTCCCGGGATTTTGCGGTGCGCCCGGACCTGGTGACTTATCCGTTGCCGCAGTTCGCCGGGGAAGCAGCGGTGCCGTCCTCGGTGGACCTGTTCATCAACGGCTACAAGTCCAGCAGCACCGATTTGCAGCCTGGGCCGTACACGCTGACCAATATCCCGTTTATCAACGGCGCAGGTGAAGCCGTGGTGGTGACCACCGATGCGCTGGGTCGGCAGGTATCGACCACCGTGCCGTTCTATGTCACCAGCAGCCTGTTGCAAAAGGGCTTGAGCGATTTCTCGGTCAGCGCCGGTACGTTGCGCCGCGATTACGGACTGAAGGATTTCAGCTACGGACCGGGCGTGACGTCCGGCAGTCTGCGTTATGGCGTCAGCGACAGCTTCACGCTGGAAAGCCACGTTGAAGCGGCCGACTCACTGACCCTCGGCGGGCTCGGCGGCAATCTGCGGCTGGGCAATTTCGGGGTGCTCAACAGTGCGATCAGCCAGAGCCATTTCGACGGTGACGGTGGTCAGCAACTCAGTCTCGGTTATCAGTACAGCGCCCAGCGCTTCAGTTTTTCCTGGCAACGGTTGCAGCGTCGCGACCAGTACGCCGACCTCACGGTGGTCGACAGTCCTTACACCAGCCTCAGCAAACGCAGCGAACAGGCGACCCTGAGCCTCAACCTTGAGCGGTGGGGCAGTCTGGGTGTCGGTTATTTCGATATCCGAGCAGCGGACGAAACCCGCACGCGGTTGCTCAACCTGAGCTGGAGCAAGCCGTTATGGCACAACAGCAGTTTCTACCTGTCGGCCAACCGCGAAATCGGCGATGCCAACTGGGCGGTGCAGGCGCAACTGGTAATTCCGTTCGACCTGCGCGGCAGCCTGGCCCTCAGCAGCGAGCGCAGCAAGACCGGGCAGACTCAACAACGCGTCAACTACAGCCGCGCCGTACCGTCCGAGGGCGGGGTGGGCTTCAACCTCGGTTATGCCAACGGCGACGGGCCTGATTACCGTCAGGCTGACGTGACCTGGCGTCTGCAATCGGTGCAGTTGCAGGCTGGGGTCTACGGCACTTCGGATGCCGAAACCCGTTGGGCCGATGCCAGCGGTTCACTGGTGTGGATGGATCATCAAGTGTTCGCGGCCAACCGCATCGACGATGCATTTGTGGTGGTCAGCACCGATGGTTACGCGGATGTTCCGGTGCGTTACGAGAACCAGCAGGTCGGCCAGACCGACCGTAACGGCCATTTACTGGTGCCATGGAGCAGCGCTTATTACCGCGGCAAATACGAAATCGATCCGTTGAACCTGCCGGCCAACGTGCGCAGTCCGAATGTCGAACAGCGGATTGCCGTGCGCCGTGGCAGCGGCTATCTGCTGGAGTTTCCGCTGAGCCGGGTGATTGCCGCGAGCATCGTGCTGGTGGATGCGCAGCAACAGGAATTGCCGCTGGGCAGTGGCGTACTGCATGAGGAGAGTGGCGCGCGCACGGTGGTGGGCTGGGACGGGCTGGTCTATCTGGAAAACCTGCAGGCACAGAATTCGCTGAGGGTGACCCTGGCGGATGGCAAGACCTGCCGGGCGCAGTTCAATGTGGATCTGCAACAGGATCAGATCCCGCTGATCGGGCCGTTGGTGTGCCAATGA
- a CDS encoding molecular chaperone, whose amino-acid sequence MLMWFLFATIKVQAASSVLIWPIDPVLEADQQASALWLENRGSETANLQIRVFGWSQNGFQEQYQNQRDVIGSPPVAKIEPGQKQLVRLTRTKEVPPGQELAYRIIIDEIPSAQPPAADAGKTAAAIRFQMRYSVPLFAYGAGLWSKEDTTRQRDPKGIGLPQLSWRTVAVDGRPYVEVRNQGAVHARLTDVALKQGGQSKPLAEGLLGYVLPGAVMRWPAPGPVAGELAGRINGASQVQSIAPAK is encoded by the coding sequence ATGTTGATGTGGTTTTTGTTTGCAACGATCAAGGTGCAGGCGGCCAGTTCGGTGCTGATCTGGCCGATCGATCCGGTGCTCGAAGCCGACCAGCAGGCCAGCGCGTTGTGGCTGGAAAATCGTGGCAGCGAAACGGCCAACCTGCAGATCCGTGTGTTCGGCTGGAGCCAGAACGGTTTTCAGGAGCAGTACCAGAACCAGCGCGACGTGATCGGCAGTCCGCCGGTGGCGAAGATCGAGCCCGGTCAGAAACAACTGGTTCGTCTGACACGAACCAAAGAAGTCCCACCCGGCCAGGAACTGGCCTACCGGATCATCATCGACGAAATACCCTCGGCCCAACCTCCCGCCGCCGACGCCGGGAAAACCGCCGCCGCGATCCGTTTCCAGATGCGCTATTCGGTGCCGCTGTTTGCCTACGGTGCGGGGTTGTGGAGCAAGGAAGACACGACCCGTCAGCGTGACCCCAAAGGTATCGGCCTGCCGCAATTGAGCTGGCGCACGGTGGCGGTGGATGGCCGGCCTTATGTGGAAGTACGCAATCAGGGCGCGGTGCATGCACGCCTGACCGATGTTGCGCTCAAGCAAGGCGGGCAGAGCAAACCGCTGGCGGAAGGCTTGTTGGGTTATGTCTTGCCCGGCGCGGTGATGCGCTGGCCGGCACCGGGACCTGTGGCAGGGGAACTGGCCGGACGGATCAATGGCGCATCACAGGTGCAGAGCATCGCTCCAGCGAAGTAG
- a CDS encoding spore coat U domain-containing protein, protein MGRHGCAALLVLCAGAVPLPLAAVTSQSFQVSATITPGCLVVGGVSNYGGLNFGTRSALATGTVQVALTGGVQLQCTPGVTLNMTVDGGQYNSGGRRMQISGGSAKVAYALFRDAAYSQSLGIGQSVAVAYSDANNISLPIYGQVQLPGNQPGGTYSDVLQVQLSW, encoded by the coding sequence ATGGGCCGGCATGGCTGTGCGGCGCTGCTGGTGCTATGCGCGGGGGCGGTGCCGTTGCCGCTGGCGGCGGTGACCAGCCAGAGCTTTCAGGTCAGCGCGACGATCACACCGGGATGCCTGGTGGTAGGGGGCGTGTCGAACTATGGCGGGCTGAATTTCGGCACGCGTTCGGCGCTGGCCACCGGCACGGTACAGGTGGCACTGACCGGTGGTGTGCAACTGCAATGCACGCCGGGGGTGACGCTGAACATGACGGTCGATGGCGGCCAGTACAACAGCGGCGGACGACGAATGCAGATCAGTGGCGGCAGCGCGAAAGTGGCGTATGCGCTGTTTCGCGACGCGGCTTACAGCCAGAGTCTGGGCATTGGGCAGAGCGTGGCGGTGGCCTATAGCGATGCGAACAACATCAGCCTGCCGATCTACGGTCAGGTGCAATTGCCGGGCAATCAGCCTGGGGGGACATACAGCGACGTGCTGCAAGTGCAGCTGTCGTGGTGA
- a CDS encoding spore coat protein U domain-containing protein encodes MRTIASRIGLSLFGLTLATSVNAATTVTGQITSSLILTSSCQVNGSGGSTGLNFGALSFGTANSLFTTAAGQVLGGGGGALSILCSSGTTPTVKVRAGANDGKSPGGTRALYDGVANYVPYDLYTDAGHSQLLAIDGVINLAASTGVAQTVNIYGQAVGKAGLPAGTYTDTISVELTF; translated from the coding sequence ATGCGTACGATTGCATCAAGGATAGGTTTGTCGTTGTTCGGCCTGACGCTGGCCACAAGCGTCAACGCCGCGACCACGGTCACCGGCCAGATCACCTCCAGCCTGATCCTGACCAGCAGTTGCCAGGTCAATGGTTCCGGCGGTTCCACAGGCCTGAACTTCGGTGCCTTGAGCTTCGGCACGGCCAACAGTCTGTTCACTACGGCCGCCGGGCAAGTGCTGGGCGGTGGTGGCGGGGCATTGTCGATTCTCTGCTCCAGCGGCACCACGCCGACGGTCAAGGTGCGCGCCGGGGCCAATGACGGCAAGTCCCCGGGTGGCACCCGCGCCCTGTACGACGGTGTCGCCAACTACGTGCCTTACGACCTGTACACCGATGCCGGGCACTCGCAATTGCTGGCCATCGACGGCGTGATCAACCTCGCCGCCAGCACCGGTGTGGCGCAGACCGTGAACATCTACGGTCAGGCGGTGGGCAAGGCCGGGCTGCCGGCGGGCACTTACACCGACACCATTTCCGTTGAACTGACGTTCTAG
- a CDS encoding spore coat U domain-containing protein, with product MTGKHWLVVATGALLLLTEDAQAAINGQIHARLILIAGCEVTNTSSPANPVGDFGKLDFGQQGPTWNAPIKASLANDSSGRLNVACNPSVTGFTVTIDGGAHGDGSTRRLSNGRQTIPYQLFLDASGSQSYSIGQQHNFAVTSGAQIPIPVFGSVVANTRAVPAGVYTDTLTVTLDW from the coding sequence ATGACAGGCAAGCACTGGCTGGTAGTCGCCACAGGCGCATTGCTGTTGCTCACGGAGGACGCGCAAGCGGCCATCAACGGGCAGATTCATGCGCGGCTGATTCTGATCGCCGGTTGCGAGGTGACCAATACATCCAGCCCCGCCAACCCGGTGGGCGATTTCGGCAAACTCGATTTCGGCCAGCAGGGCCCGACCTGGAATGCTCCCATCAAGGCCAGCCTGGCCAACGACAGCAGCGGCAGGCTCAACGTGGCCTGCAATCCCTCGGTGACCGGTTTCACCGTGACCATCGACGGTGGCGCCCATGGCGACGGCAGCACCCGCCGCTTGAGCAACGGTCGCCAGACCATCCCCTATCAACTGTTTCTCGATGCCTCGGGCAGCCAGAGCTATAGCATCGGCCAACAACACAATTTCGCTGTCACCAGCGGCGCGCAGATACCCATCCCGGTATTTGGCTCGGTGGTGGCGAACACCCGTGCGGTTCCGGCTGGTGTCTATACCGACACCCTGACGGTGACGCTCGATTGGTAA
- a CDS encoding spore coat U domain-containing protein, with protein sequence MVWALLGGLATTVQAADLQVEVRVDVQRGCQLIGQQREAGIEQLGVLDFGSTARLDDPAGPLGAALINSRLPRLECNPDTPYQLRVDGGLHGGTGEVRYMAGEAGGKAIPYRLYQDAARRVPLVVDVPVSGRVPDSGSVELPLYGRIERMAEVPRVSRYSDLVKVTVTW encoded by the coding sequence ATGGTCTGGGCATTGCTGGGCGGGCTCGCAACAACGGTGCAGGCCGCCGATTTGCAGGTTGAGGTGCGCGTCGATGTGCAGCGCGGTTGCCAGTTGATCGGCCAGCAGCGCGAAGCCGGTATCGAGCAACTGGGTGTGCTCGACTTCGGCAGCACGGCGCGCCTTGACGATCCGGCAGGGCCGCTCGGGGCGGCGCTGATCAATTCGCGATTGCCGCGCCTGGAATGCAACCCGGACACGCCGTATCAACTGCGCGTCGATGGCGGCCTGCACGGCGGGACGGGCGAAGTGCGCTACATGGCAGGCGAGGCGGGTGGCAAAGCCATTCCTTACCGCTTGTATCAGGACGCCGCGCGGCGAGTGCCGCTGGTGGTGGACGTGCCGGTCAGCGGGCGAGTGCCGGACAGCGGTTCGGTTGAGTTGCCGCTTTACGGGCGGATCGAGCGGATGGCCGAAGTTCCGCGTGTCAGCCGGTATTCGGATCTGGTCAAGGTAACGGTCACCTGGTGA
- the zapE gene encoding cell division protein ZapE — translation MPARPPERSRLSQRLSGLRRLFGKRNLASAGHCASAQSIRDYFRHKAHGQGYTLSHSQQRVIDCMAQQAGLLFGPSAQTPPSLYLFGAVGRGKSWLLDGFFQALPIQQKQRLHFHEFFARLHQGMFRHREQDDALGTTLDELLQDCRVLCFDEFHVHDIGDAMLITRLYKALFQRGILLLVTSNYPPEGLLPNPLYHARFKPVIDLINARMQVMEVGGPHDYRSQARNHAHQLFTQGHYVWPATPAQRLALDLPPRDTAPQPLTVGNRVLQARLCTGRRVAFTFNDLCEQPTAVMDYLELCRRFDQWIIDELPELDECSIAVQQRFINLIDVLYDQDKHLTLLGRLPLHESLAGNAIDLARTRSRLGQLPEVREPA, via the coding sequence GTGCCCGCCCGACCGCCCGAACGTTCGCGTCTGTCACAACGCCTTTCAGGATTACGCCGCTTGTTCGGCAAACGAAACCTCGCCAGTGCTGGCCATTGCGCCAGCGCCCAATCGATTCGCGATTATTTCCGGCACAAGGCCCATGGCCAGGGCTATACCCTCAGCCACAGCCAGCAGCGGGTGATCGACTGCATGGCGCAGCAAGCCGGCCTGTTGTTCGGCCCTTCGGCGCAAACCCCACCCAGTCTTTACTTGTTCGGTGCCGTCGGGCGCGGCAAGAGCTGGTTGCTCGACGGTTTTTTCCAGGCGTTGCCGATCCAGCAGAAACAACGCCTGCACTTTCATGAGTTTTTCGCCCGCCTGCACCAGGGCATGTTCCGCCATCGCGAGCAGGACGACGCCCTCGGCACCACCCTCGACGAGTTGCTGCAGGACTGCCGCGTGCTGTGCTTCGACGAGTTCCATGTGCATGACATCGGTGACGCGATGCTCATCACCCGCTTGTACAAAGCCCTGTTCCAGCGCGGGATCCTGCTGTTGGTGACCTCCAACTATCCGCCGGAAGGACTGTTACCCAACCCGCTGTATCACGCTCGGTTCAAACCGGTGATCGACCTGATCAATGCCCGCATGCAGGTCATGGAAGTCGGCGGCCCCCACGACTACCGCAGCCAGGCGCGCAACCACGCGCATCAGCTGTTCACCCAGGGCCATTACGTTTGGCCGGCCACGCCGGCACAACGTCTGGCGCTGGACTTGCCGCCACGGGATACCGCGCCGCAGCCGTTAACGGTCGGCAATCGGGTTTTACAGGCGCGTCTGTGCACAGGCCGCCGCGTTGCCTTTACCTTCAACGATCTGTGCGAGCAACCCACGGCCGTGATGGATTATCTGGAACTGTGCCGGCGCTTCGACCAGTGGATCATCGATGAACTGCCGGAACTGGACGAATGCTCGATTGCCGTCCAGCAGCGCTTCATCAACCTGATCGACGTGCTCTACGATCAGGACAAACACCTGACGCTGCTCGGACGACTGCCTCTGCACGAAAGCCTGGCCGGCAACGCGATTGACCTGGCCCGCACCCGCAGCCGGCTGGGGCAATTACCGGAAGTGCGTGAACCAGCCTGA
- a CDS encoding protein kinase, whose protein sequence is MHTLAQLRAGELSGITRLDLVEGLTEFPPEIFDLADTLEVLNLSGNALSSLPDDLHRLRHLRVLFCSDNQFTELPECMGQCQALTMIGFKANRIVQVSGTALPPRLRWLILTDNLIEALPVELGERPRLQKLMLAGNRLRALPPSLSQCHRLELIRIAANQLTELPQWLLTLPSLTWLAYAGNPLETEADAAALEATPLIDWSSLRLEQRLGEGASGVISRAVWQPDGLPERSVAVKLYKGEMTSDGSPLHEMNACITAGLHPNLIRVEGRIGNHPDGQQGLVMQLIDPSYRNLAALPSLASCSRDIYTEDCRFSADVALRIAKGIASVAEHLHEQGITHGDLYGHNILLNDQGDCLLGDFGAASFHATTDNPETRALQRIEVRAFGILLGELLERIESGLSADRRELLEALEQRCCQPDVLARPGFSEVVQQLEAL, encoded by the coding sequence ATGCACACCCTTGCTCAATTGCGCGCCGGCGAACTGTCGGGCATCACCCGGCTGGACCTGGTCGAAGGCTTGACCGAGTTCCCACCCGAGATCTTCGACCTGGCCGACACGCTGGAGGTGCTCAATCTCAGCGGCAACGCGCTGAGCAGCCTGCCGGACGACTTGCATCGCCTGCGCCATCTGCGCGTGCTGTTCTGCTCCGATAACCAGTTCACCGAACTGCCTGAATGCATGGGCCAGTGCCAGGCACTGACAATGATCGGCTTCAAGGCCAACCGGATTGTCCAGGTCTCCGGCACCGCTCTGCCTCCGCGTTTGCGCTGGCTGATTCTGACCGACAACCTTATTGAAGCTCTGCCTGTTGAACTGGGCGAACGCCCGCGCCTGCAAAAGCTCATGCTCGCCGGCAATCGTCTGCGCGCGCTGCCGCCATCGTTGAGCCAGTGCCATCGACTGGAGCTGATCCGCATCGCCGCCAACCAGCTGACGGAATTACCGCAGTGGCTGCTGACCCTGCCGAGCCTGACGTGGCTGGCCTACGCCGGGAATCCGCTGGAAACCGAAGCCGACGCCGCCGCACTGGAAGCCACGCCGCTGATCGACTGGTCGAGCCTGCGTCTGGAGCAACGGCTGGGCGAAGGTGCGTCCGGGGTGATTTCCCGGGCGGTGTGGCAGCCGGACGGCCTACCGGAGCGCTCGGTGGCGGTGAAGCTCTACAAGGGCGAAATGACCAGCGACGGCTCGCCGTTGCACGAGATGAATGCCTGCATCACCGCCGGGCTGCACCCGAACCTGATCCGGGTCGAGGGCCGCATCGGCAATCACCCCGATGGCCAGCAAGGTTTGGTGATGCAATTGATCGATCCGAGCTACCGCAACCTTGCCGCGTTGCCGAGCCTGGCGTCCTGCTCGCGGGATATCTATACCGAGGATTGCCGTTTCAGTGCCGACGTCGCGTTGCGCATCGCCAAGGGGATTGCATCGGTCGCCGAGCATTTACATGAACAAGGCATCACCCATGGCGACCTCTACGGGCACAACATCTTGTTGAACGATCAGGGCGACTGCCTGTTGGGGGACTTTGGCGCGGCGTCGTTCCATGCCACCACGGACAACCCGGAAACCCGAGCGCTGCAACGCATCGAAGTGCGGGCGTTCGGCATTTTGCTGGGGGAATTGCTGGAGCGCATCGAATCCGGTCTGAGTGCGGATCGGCGTGAGCTGCTGGAGGCGCTGGAGCAGCGCTGCTGTCAGCCGGATGTACTGGCGCGGCCGGGGTTCAGCGAGGTTGTACAGCAGCTGGAAGCGTTGTAG
- a CDS encoding YebC/PmpR family DNA-binding transcriptional regulator, producing MGAQWKVKHKEAAANAKGKIFGKLVKEITIAARNGADTATNAHLRLVVEQAKKASMPKETLDRAIKKGAGLLGETVQYHRVTYEGFAPHQVPLIVECVTDNINRTVAEIRVAFRKGQLGASGSVAWDFNHVGMIEASPDTPDADPEMAAIEAGAQDFEPGEEGATLFLTDPTDLDSVQKALPEQGFTVLSAKLGYQPKNPVSGLSDEQMAEVEAFLEGLDNHDDVQDMFVGLAG from the coding sequence ATGGGCGCACAGTGGAAGGTTAAACACAAAGAAGCGGCAGCCAACGCCAAGGGCAAGATCTTCGGCAAACTGGTGAAGGAAATCACCATTGCTGCCCGCAACGGTGCCGATACCGCCACCAACGCACATCTGCGTCTGGTGGTCGAACAGGCCAAGAAAGCTTCGATGCCCAAGGAAACCCTGGATCGCGCCATCAAGAAAGGTGCGGGCCTGCTGGGTGAGACCGTTCAGTACCATCGCGTGACTTACGAAGGTTTCGCTCCGCACCAGGTTCCGTTGATCGTCGAGTGCGTCACCGACAACATCAACCGCACCGTGGCGGAAATCCGCGTGGCGTTCCGCAAGGGCCAGTTGGGCGCTTCCGGTTCTGTAGCGTGGGACTTCAACCACGTCGGCATGATCGAAGCCTCGCCGGACACTCCGGACGCCGATCCGGAAATGGCCGCGATCGAAGCCGGTGCCCAGGATTTCGAGCCGGGCGAAGAGGGCGCGACCCTGTTCCTGACCGACCCGACCGACCTGGACTCGGTGCAGAAAGCCCTTCCGGAGCAAGGCTTCACCGTGCTGTCGGCCAAGCTGGGTTACCAGCCGAAGAACCCGGTCAGCGGCCTGAGCGACGAGCAGATGGCTGAAGTCGAAGCGTTCCTCGAAGGCCTCGACAACCACGACGACGTGCAGGACATGTTTGTCGGTCTGGCGGGCTGA